From a single Hypanus sabinus isolate sHypSab1 chromosome 7, sHypSab1.hap1, whole genome shotgun sequence genomic region:
- the LOC132397466 gene encoding uncharacterized protein LOC132397466, with protein sequence MNKFYWRLVLGDYFGESELRKTPFTPPSDWMPKRRYRSEAILEFKSTLGEIIEREREVQGKPNLTRKERAALTELRQSMDIVMKPVDKGSSIVIMDKQQYLFEAHRQLNNTEHYTKLKELIYWETHTEIRNILQELERAGYLKGKLVEYLTGIQPRARKFYILPKIHKNPDSWTAPGEIPPGRPIVSDYSSESYRIAEFIDASLTRLSQKHPSYIKDTYHFVSDMTFQVSAP encoded by the coding sequence ATGAATAAGTTCTATTGGAGACTGGTACTCGGCGACTATTTTGGTGAGTCAGAACTTAGAAAGACCcctttcacccctccctcagacTGGATGCCCAAAAGAAGGTACAGGTCCGAAGCTATTCTAGAATTCAAGAGCACACTGGGTGAGAtaatagagagggagagggaagtacaGGGTAAGCCCAATCTAACTAGGAAGGAGAGAGCAGCCCTAACAGAGCTGAGGCAAAGCATGGACATTGTTATGAAACCTGTGGATAAAGGGAGCAGCATAGTTATCATGGACAAACAGCAATACCTATTTGAAGCACACAGACAATTAAACAACACGGAGCACTACACGAAACTAAAGGAGCTCATATACTGGGAAACACACACGGAAATTAGGAATATTTTGCAAGAACTGGAAAGGGCTGGGTACCTCAAAGGGAAGCTAGTGGAGTACCTGACAGGGATACAGCCACGAGCAAGAAAGTTTTATATCCTTCCCAAAATACACAAGAACCCAGACTCATGGACTGCACCGGGAGAAATTCCACCCGGCAGACCCATCGTGTCAGACTATAGCAGTGAGTCATACAGGATAGCGGAGTTCATTGATGCCAGCCTTACTCGACTCTCGCAGAAACACCCCAGCTACATCAAGGACACGTATCACTTTGTCAGTGATATGACATTCCAGGTCAGTGCCCCCTGA